The sequence CAACAACTGCAAATCCTTTGCCATATTCGCCTGCTCTTGCTGCCTCTATGGCGGCATTCAAAGCCAGTAAATTTGTTTGAGAAGAAATATTCCCTATGACCTCTATTATTTGACCAATCTGATTAGAACTTGTATTAAGAGTGTTGTTAACCCGCTCTAAATAATTCACTGCATCATTTATAGAATTCATTTGACTTTCTGCTTTCTCAACAGCTTCATTACCTATTTTGGTTTCCTTATTCATTTTTGCAGTAGCTTCTGATACATTATAAGCTGTTTCTGCAAAATGTTGGGTTCCCCTTGCTACCTCATTCATTGCCTCAGATATTTCTTCTATAAATACTTTTTGTTTTTCAATACCATTGGATATTTCACCAATAGATAAGGTAACTTGTTCTGCAGATTGAGTATTTTGTTCAGTTGCAGCAGCTAGGGTATTTGTAGATTCTAATATTCTACCACTCATAGACCCTGCTTCTTCTTTTATGTGTTTCATCATATTATTAAGGTTTATTCTCATTTGTTCAAAGTAATAACCCAATTCTCCTATTTCATCTTTAGACTTAACTTTTATAGAATTTCTAAAATCTCCTGTGGCAATTTCTTTTGCAGAAGTAAGTAACACTTTAACCGGTCGTACAATACTTAGAGCAAATAAAAGGGAAATGACGATAACAATTACTAATATAATCAAACTTATTTGATAGGCATTTCTTTTAAGGACCACTTCCATGCTCATTGCTTCTGTTTTATCAATCTCAGCAATAATCCCCCAATTCAATCCTTCTATATTCAGAGGGCTATAAGCACTAAAAACTTCTTCTCCTCTATAATCTAATGTATCTATCACATTAGAATTCCCTTGTAGTACATCATCAATTGCTTCTGACCTTACTTCTTTTACACCAATTGCCTTTTCTTCAGAAAACCTAGAATCAGAACGCATTAAATAATCCGCCCCAACTAAGTAAGTCTCTCCTGTTTCTCCAAGACCAGTGGCATTGGTCATTACACTATTAATATCATCATCAGACAATTGTAATGCTACTACACCTACAACTTGGCCTCTAGGATTTTTTACAGGATGAGAAATAAATGCAGCTGGTATACCCGCAGATGGCTCATAGGGTTCATAATCCCCAACACTATACCCATTCTTACCAGCTCTAAAAACATCACCCAATCCTGAATCCTTATAGGGTCCGTTCATCAAATTCGTTCCAAAATCATCTTCTTTAATAACGGTATATACCAAATTACCTTGTAAATCCATTAAAAAAAGATCGTAATAACCATACTGATCAATAAACTCTGTAAAATATGTATGGAATTTATCTGAAACCTCGTTAAATCCGTCATTATACAGATTATTCGGGTTGTATACTTCTTCAAACAAAGCAAGACTTTCTAGTACAGCTGGTGAATAGGATAATACAGATATATCTGTTTTTCTTTCATCAAAGTAATTCTCAATGGTTTCTTGTCTTCCATCTCTTGCAATGATCAGTTGTTGATATGCTGAATCTGTTAAGCTAGTTGATACATTATTTAATGTGATATAAAAAAGACCATACATGGGAATTAAGCTTATACACAGAAATAATATCATTAGCTTAATAAATAGAGGTGCTTTGGTTTTCTTCATGTCAAATTCATCCCCTTCAGTTATTATAAAATTTGAATTATTAAATACCTTTTCATTGTTTTAAGTTTAGAGTAATAATAGTTCTTTGTCAACAATCTTTCTAATAGAATGTTTTTCTACAAAAAAACAAGTAAATTAATATCATTTACTTGTTTTAATAGATTATACTACCTTATTCAACAATCAAATTTCTTGGGTTTATACTGAGTATTTTTTTAGATGGTAACCAAGTACTTATAATTGCTATCCCTATACAAATAGGTATTGCCAATAATGTGGTCCATGTCATTATAAATGGAAATTCAACCATCCCTAAATTAGTAATAAGCATACTTAAAACTTTAGGTGAAACAATTAGCGAAATAGGAATACCTATTGCTGATCCTATTAAACTTAGTATGCCACTTTTCCACAGTAATGAGTACCTAATCTGTTGTTGGGTCATCCCTATGGACTTATATATTCCAAAAGTTTTTCTTGAATGATATATGCTCATAATAGTTGTATTAAACGTAATAATAAAAGCAACAATTATAAAAATCATACTTAAAATGACTGTTACCAATGCCATACTTGCTGTTATAGAAGATAAATTAATTTCTCCACTCTCTTCAACATTTCTTATATTATAACCTGGGCCCAAAAGGTCTTTCATATCCATAACCAACTGATTTTTTTCATTATCATTTATAAGCTTTACAGAGAAATTATGGGCATTATATTCAGGATTAATTGATCTAACAGTATCTTCTTGAATTCTAAACCCCCATCCCATAGCATTCAAAGATTGATATATACCCGTAATTAGATAAGTCTTTTCTTCTCCATATATAAATATATCAATATAGTCACCAATATTTTTTTCATATTTATTCGCTACTAAAATTGAAATAGATACTTCATTATTACGGACAGGGTTCTTGCCTTCTAAATTTAATATTCCAATGCCATCCATATCTCCATCATAAGTAAATCCAACTAAATTCTCTGATGTTTTTCCATTTTGAGCAGGTATTGCACAATCTAGTATAGCACTATAAGGCACTACTGCCTTTACTCTGCTATCTTTTTTTATAATATTAATAATATCATTATTGGTTTTATCAACGATATCACTTTCTCTCGTTATATAAATTTCAGCACTATCAAAGCCCCAGAAAGCATAGTTTTGATCCATCCTACTTACTGAATTATAGGTATTAATAGAAAAAACCAATACAAAGGACATTATTACTGAAGAGACTATTATAAAGTAAGTATTCTTTCTTTCCGAGACTACTAATTTCAGGCTTAATATAAAAGTCACAGGTAAATTTTTTATTTTAGAAATATCAAACCTTCTTTTTGATATCTTTTGTTTCTTAGACATATTATTTCTAATGGCTTCTGCTGGATTGATTCTACCAGCCTTTCCTGTATTCCACAAAGAGACAAAGAATATTACAACAAATATGGAAACAAATGTAATCAAAGCTGGTATTAGTATGCTATTGTTAAGATTTGTAATGCCTAAACTTTTAATCATTTGTTTCATAATTAAAAAAACCAAATATCTACTGGTAAAAATTCCAATTGGTACTGCAATAGCAGAAATTAAGAAATACTGTAACGCATATACCCCTTTTATATTATTAGAAGAAAAACCTTGAGCTTTTAGAATGCCAATTATTTTATAATCTGAAATAATAGAATTGGATATTGTAAAACCTATCACAAAAATAGCTACTAGGATAATAATCACTGAAAAAATAAGCATTATAATACCAAGGATATTCTGAATAAGTCCATAAGCAAAAGCCATAAACTCATAATCAAATTTGAAACCAGGAAAAGGCATTCCTAGGTATTCTTCAAATTCTATCCACAAGGCATCATATTGTGAAATATCATCAAATCTTAATCCAACCATTTTAGCGAGTGATTCCTCTTCTAACCTGTCTGTTAACGTACCTTTTTCAACCCATACACGAACTGGATTAATCATACTTGCACTATATTGTGGATCAACAACAATTGCAGACACCTCAAAATCTATAAACTCTCCATCAATGGATACCCCAATAGAATCTCCAACACTAATACCCCATGCATAGGCATATCCTGTTGGCAACCACATTTCATTTGTGCCTGGGGAATTTTTATCTGCACCCTCTACAATATATAAAATATCCTGATTTGTGTACTGACCTGGATGCTCAGTTAACATTAAGTCTCCCATTGATTTTTCTATTCCATTGTAATGTAATTTTTCACTTCTCCCAAAAAAAAGATGAAAATTAACACTTTCAATGGCTTCTTTCTCACGCCACCAAGAAACCATCTTGTCAACATCTATACTTTTATCTTCTATTTGCATCGTGATATGGGAAGCCTTCTGTTTTTCAAACATTTCATCAAATGGATCATTGATGTTCTCTAAAACACCTATTGCAGTAGAAAGCATAAGAGCTGAAACTAAAATTGTTAGACCGATAAGGATAGATTGAGCCTTTCTTTTTCTTATATTAGCCAAAGACATCATAAAGACACTTCTCATACCTACCACCCCTTTTCAGTTAAATATTCAAATATCTTTATTTCTCTTTCTTCCCTATTATCCTTTGAGTAATTACTTAATCTTAAATCCCCACCAATCTTTCCATCTTTAATAAATAATATCCTATCTGCTCTACAAGCCGCTTTAATATCATGGGTTACCATAACAATTGTTTGACCCATTGAATTAATATCTGTTAAAACATCTAATACATTCTGTCCTTGAGATGAGTTCAAGCTACCAGTTGGTTCATCTGCAAATAAAACAGTTGGTGAGTTAATAAGTCCTCTAGCGATAGCAGCACGTTGCTGCTGTCCACCGGAAACTTGAGAAGGTAACCTATTGCCTTCCTCCTCCAATTCCATGATCTTTAACAATTCCAAAGCTCTCTCATTAACTGCCTTACGATCCTTAGATAATAAATACCCAGAAATAACAATATTCTCTAACAAAGAAAGATTAGGGACTAAATTAATTGCCTGAAAAATAAAACCAATACTCTTTCTTCTAAACTTAGCCGTTTGCTGATCACTTAAGCAATCTATACGTGTATTTTCAAAATACACCTCTCCAGCAGTAATCTCGTCAAGCCCACTAAGCAAATACAAAAGTGTAGACTTTCCAGACCCAGAACTACCCATAATAACAGTAAACTCACCAGAATTAATCTCTATATTGATATTCCTTAAAGCATGAAACTGAACACCATCACTCACATACGTCTTACATAAATCATTCGTACGAATAATAACATTACTCATAATAAAACACCCTCCAAAACAAACCAAATTTATATTATATACTCATTCTAAAACCCAAACCTTATATAGTCCTTATATAAATCTTAAGAAATTATTAACTCTTAGAAATTCTAC comes from Natranaerovirga pectinivora and encodes:
- a CDS encoding methyl-accepting chemotaxis protein, giving the protein MKKTKAPLFIKLMILFLCISLIPMYGLFYITLNNVSTSLTDSAYQQLIIARDGRQETIENYFDERKTDISVLSYSPAVLESLALFEEVYNPNNLYNDGFNEVSDKFHTYFTEFIDQYGYYDLFLMDLQGNLVYTVIKEDDFGTNLMNGPYKDSGLGDVFRAGKNGYSVGDYEPYEPSAGIPAAFISHPVKNPRGQVVGVVALQLSDDDINSVMTNATGLGETGETYLVGADYLMRSDSRFSEEKAIGVKEVRSEAIDDVLQGNSNVIDTLDYRGEEVFSAYSPLNIEGLNWGIIAEIDKTEAMSMEVVLKRNAYQISLIILVIVIVISLLFALSIVRPVKVLLTSAKEIATGDFRNSIKVKSKDEIGELGYYFEQMRINLNNMMKHIKEEAGSMSGRILESTNTLAAATEQNTQSAEQVTLSIGEISNGIEKQKVFIEEISEAMNEVARGTQHFAETAYNVSEATAKMNKETKIGNEAVEKAESQMNSINDAVNYLERVNNTLNTSSNQIGQIIEVIGNISSQTNLLALNAAIEAARAGEYGKGFAVVADEIRVLADQSKKSTDEIGQIIKEILKETKESVEAVQGVIVSVEEGKIVVNQAGDSFRTILKESEGINNQIQEVSALAEEISASAQEVTASTTNLTEIAATSSESVHTVNGLSEEQLQSMEEVIASSRELESMVEALNGLMMDFKL
- a CDS encoding ABC transporter permease, which encodes MRSVFMMSLANIRKRKAQSILIGLTILVSALMLSTAIGVLENINDPFDEMFEKQKASHITMQIEDKSIDVDKMVSWWREKEAIESVNFHLFFGRSEKLHYNGIEKSMGDLMLTEHPGQYTNQDILYIVEGADKNSPGTNEMWLPTGYAYAWGISVGDSIGVSIDGEFIDFEVSAIVVDPQYSASMINPVRVWVEKGTLTDRLEEESLAKMVGLRFDDISQYDALWIEFEEYLGMPFPGFKFDYEFMAFAYGLIQNILGIIMLIFSVIIILVAIFVIGFTISNSIISDYKIIGILKAQGFSSNNIKGVYALQYFLISAIAVPIGIFTSRYLVFLIMKQMIKSLGITNLNNSILIPALITFVSIFVVIFFVSLWNTGKAGRINPAEAIRNNMSKKQKISKRRFDISKIKNLPVTFILSLKLVVSERKNTYFIIVSSVIMSFVLVFSINTYNSVSRMDQNYAFWGFDSAEIYITRESDIVDKTNNDIINIIKKDSRVKAVVPYSAILDCAIPAQNGKTSENLVGFTYDGDMDGIGILNLEGKNPVRNNEVSISILVANKYEKNIGDYIDIFIYGEEKTYLITGIYQSLNAMGWGFRIQEDTVRSINPEYNAHNFSVKLINDNEKNQLVMDMKDLLGPGYNIRNVEESGEINLSSITASMALVTVILSMIFIIVAFIITFNTTIMSIYHSRKTFGIYKSIGMTQQQIRYSLLWKSGILSLIGSAIGIPISLIVSPKVLSMLITNLGMVEFPFIMTWTTLLAIPICIGIAIISTWLPSKKILSINPRNLIVE
- a CDS encoding ABC transporter ATP-binding protein — encoded protein: MSNVIIRTNDLCKTYVSDGVQFHALRNINIEINSGEFTVIMGSSGSGKSTLLYLLSGLDEITAGEVYFENTRIDCLSDQQTAKFRRKSIGFIFQAINLVPNLSLLENIVISGYLLSKDRKAVNERALELLKIMELEEEGNRLPSQVSGGQQQRAAIARGLINSPTVLFADEPTGSLNSSQGQNVLDVLTDINSMGQTIVMVTHDIKAACRADRILFIKDGKIGGDLRLSNYSKDNREEREIKIFEYLTEKGW